The Saprospiraceae bacterium genome includes a window with the following:
- a CDS encoding RnfABCDGE type electron transport complex subunit G — MSEHTPTQNAKANDKKMVTAMAGIGVICALLIVITYQGTFSTIEKNKAEALEKAIFKVLPGISKTKAYQFNQDQTFSSTESNDPKISKVYAGYDSLDQLKGIAVQANGKGYGEVLNLLYGYDPENQKIVGFYVLESKETPGIGDKIEKEDFMANFVALDVALTEDLTKLKNEIITVKQGEKTNEWEIDGITGATITSRAVGYILNNSINQWVPLIYKNKNSFLINDKSK; from the coding sequence ATGAGCGAGCATACACCTACACAAAATGCAAAAGCCAATGACAAAAAAATGGTGACAGCCATGGCAGGTATCGGCGTGATCTGTGCTTTACTAATAGTGATAACCTATCAGGGTACATTCTCAACCATTGAGAAAAATAAAGCTGAAGCATTGGAAAAAGCGATTTTCAAAGTATTGCCGGGTATCTCTAAAACGAAAGCATATCAGTTCAATCAGGACCAGACTTTTTCTTCAACAGAATCAAATGACCCCAAAATATCAAAAGTATACGCCGGCTATGATTCTCTGGACCAATTAAAAGGGATTGCTGTGCAGGCCAATGGTAAAGGGTACGGTGAAGTACTGAATCTCTTATATGGTTATGATCCTGAAAATCAGAAAATTGTAGGTTTTTATGTATTAGAGAGTAAAGAAACGCCCGGTATTGGTGACAAAATAGAGAAAGAAGATTTTATGGCCAATTTTGTAGCACTCGATGTTGCATTGACTGAAGACCTTACAAAATTAAAAAATGAAATAATCACCGTAAAACAAGGTGAGAAAACCAATGAATGGGAGATAGATGGTATTACCGGAGCTACTATTACATCAAGAGCAGTGGGCTATATACTGAATAACAGCATAAATCAATGGGTGCCGCTTATTTATAAAAATAAAAATTCTTTTTTGATCAATGATAAAAGCAAATAA
- a CDS encoding RnfABCDGE type electron transport complex subunit B, whose translation MSIIIPILALGFLTLALAGLIVIANKKFYVYEDPRIDQVEDMLPHANCGACGYPGCRPFAEALVSGKSLPGKCTVSSDAGRISIADFLGISLGAEEKRVARLACGGGINVAINQAYYKGIDTCQAATLISGGGKACSWGCLGYGDCKVVCDFDAITMNEFSIPVVDVDKCTACGDCVEACPKGLFSLHPVSHRLWVACKSQEAGDEVLDVCEVGCTACGKCAMDAEGNLITMVKSLPVIDYTKHHHTDVPIQRCPTGAIVWLDDKAGVLKGKEAKKIIRKGSRNMGYS comes from the coding sequence GTGAGCATCATCATTCCCATATTGGCGCTAGGTTTTCTTACACTTGCTTTGGCAGGCTTGATCGTCATTGCCAACAAAAAATTTTATGTTTATGAGGATCCTCGTATCGATCAGGTGGAAGATATGTTGCCTCACGCCAATTGCGGCGCATGCGGATATCCGGGGTGCAGGCCATTTGCTGAAGCTTTGGTATCAGGAAAATCCCTCCCCGGCAAGTGTACTGTGAGCAGTGACGCAGGTAGGATTTCCATTGCTGATTTTTTAGGTATTTCACTTGGGGCAGAAGAGAAAAGAGTGGCCAGATTGGCCTGCGGGGGAGGCATCAACGTAGCGATAAATCAGGCTTACTACAAAGGCATCGACACTTGTCAGGCTGCCACATTGATTTCAGGTGGAGGCAAAGCCTGTTCATGGGGCTGCCTGGGTTATGGCGATTGCAAAGTAGTTTGCGATTTCGACGCCATTACCATGAATGAATTTTCTATTCCGGTGGTTGATGTTGACAAATGTACCGCATGTGGTGATTGTGTGGAAGCGTGCCCCAAAGGGCTATTTTCATTACATCCTGTCAGCCACAGACTTTGGGTGGCTTGCAAAAGTCAGGAAGCCGGAGATGAAGTGCTGGATGTATGCGAAGTGGGTTGTACAGCTTGCGGCAAATGTGCCATGGATGCAGAAGGCAATCTCATCACTATGGTAAAAAGCCTTCCGGTTATAGATTATACAAAACATCACCATACAGACGTGCCCATCCAGCGATGCCCTACCGGTGCGATCGTATGGTTAGATGATAAAGCAGGCGTCCTAAAAGGCAAAGAAGCTAAAAAAATCATTAGAAAAGGCAGCAGGAATATGGGGTATTCATAG
- a CDS encoding RnfABCDGE type electron transport complex subunit A yields the protein MNDASLWNIFINASLINNFVLAYFLGICPFLGVSGKIETASKMGAAVTFVMVISAMCAFGINAGLAAINAPFLQLISFIVVIASTVQLVEMFIKKVSPSLFKALGIFLPLITTNCAVLAVALFQTSKGFNIIQSFVYALGAGAGFTLALVLIAGLREQLEFSEVTGIAKGTALVLFVAGILSLSFMGFAGLGG from the coding sequence ATGAATGATGCATCACTTTGGAATATTTTTATCAATGCAAGCTTAATCAACAATTTTGTTTTGGCGTACTTTCTGGGTATCTGCCCTTTTTTAGGTGTCTCAGGCAAAATTGAGACTGCGTCAAAAATGGGTGCTGCGGTTACTTTTGTTATGGTAATAAGTGCTATGTGCGCTTTTGGAATTAATGCAGGACTGGCAGCTATCAACGCACCCTTTTTGCAACTGATTAGTTTTATTGTCGTCATCGCTTCTACGGTTCAATTGGTTGAAATGTTTATCAAAAAAGTAAGCCCATCACTTTTTAAAGCATTGGGCATCTTTTTACCACTTATAACTACCAACTGCGCTGTGCTGGCCGTAGCATTATTTCAGACAAGTAAGGGATTTAATATAATTCAAAGTTTTGTTTATGCACTTGGAGCCGGTGCCGGATTTACGTTAGCATTAGTTCTTATCGCCGGATTAAGGGAGCAACTAGAATTTTCAGAAGTAACCGGTATAGCCAAAGGTACTGCTTTGGTGCTTTTTGTAGCCGGGATTTTGTCACTTTCATTTATGGGCTTTGCAGGATTGGGAGGATGA
- a CDS encoding electron transport complex subunit E: MSLINHNTSEKGFFRSFADYPPADEFIKGVWRENPVFVQVLGMCPALAVSNSAMNALAMGLATSFVLLMSNILISLLRDFIPKQVRIASYILIIATFVTVIDYTIQAISIDLHKSLGAFIALIVVNCIILSRAEAFASKNTVGKSILDALGMGLGFTFALLCIGGLREVLGSGSFFGYEFMPASFEKWVIMVLPAGGFFTLAFWLLIFNSYKMKNNKA; encoded by the coding sequence ATGAGTCTTATAAATCATAACACATCAGAAAAAGGATTCTTCCGTTCGTTTGCAGATTATCCTCCTGCTGATGAATTCATCAAAGGAGTCTGGCGGGAAAACCCTGTATTTGTACAAGTATTGGGCATGTGTCCGGCACTTGCTGTGTCCAACTCTGCCATGAATGCCTTGGCTATGGGATTGGCTACTTCTTTTGTATTACTGATGTCCAATATATTGATATCATTACTCAGAGACTTTATACCAAAACAAGTTAGGATAGCTTCATACATATTGATCATAGCCACGTTTGTAACGGTCATAGATTATACAATACAGGCAATAAGTATTGATCTTCATAAAAGTCTTGGAGCATTTATCGCACTTATTGTAGTTAATTGTATTATACTGAGCAGGGCTGAAGCCTTTGCTTCAAAAAATACAGTAGGAAAATCGATTTTAGACGCTTTGGGTATGGGTCTTGGCTTCACGTTTGCACTCTTATGCATTGGAGGCTTAAGAGAAGTACTTGGCAGTGGCAGTTTTTTTGGTTATGAATTTATGCCGGCATCTTTTGAAAAATGGGTCATCATGGTATTGCCGGCAGGAGGATTTTTTACATTGGCTTTTTGGTTGCTGATTTTTAACAGCTATAAAATGAAAAACAATAAAGCATGA
- a CDS encoding ferredoxin-NADP reductase, protein MAHLSDYLSGTHYKAKVISTKRLTPADSEEIREIIIEVQDSNFHCKIDQSFGVVVEHASPFGNTAHHRFYSVADLPDSSDKLPMITMLVKRCFYVDEFSGEKYDGIASNYLCDRKPGDEIILTGPHSLPYAVPEDKTANIILIGMGTGIAPFRTFVKHIYNNVKDWQGKIRLFYGARSGLELLYLNDKDGDLTNYYDQKTFEAFYALSPRPHWADPIAMDKIIEGQAEEIKEMLTQNNCYIYVAGYGKILTQLDAAFSNIVGSKEKWEIRKAELKAGKKWAEIIY, encoded by the coding sequence ATGGCACATTTATCAGATTATTTATCAGGTACACACTATAAAGCTAAGGTCATAAGTACGAAAAGACTGACACCTGCTGATAGTGAAGAAATCAGAGAAATCATCATTGAAGTTCAGGACTCTAATTTTCATTGTAAAATTGATCAGAGTTTTGGAGTCGTAGTAGAACATGCAAGTCCTTTTGGAAATACGGCACATCATCGCTTTTATAGCGTAGCAGATTTGCCGGATTCTTCAGATAAACTACCTATGATCACTATGCTTGTCAAAAGATGTTTTTATGTCGATGAATTCAGTGGTGAGAAGTATGATGGGATTGCGTCCAATTATCTTTGTGATAGAAAACCGGGTGACGAAATTATCCTGACAGGACCACATTCTTTACCTTATGCCGTACCTGAAGACAAAACCGCAAATATCATATTGATCGGCATGGGTACGGGTATCGCACCTTTCAGGACTTTTGTAAAACACATCTACAATAACGTCAAAGACTGGCAAGGTAAAATCCGTTTGTTTTATGGCGCACGCAGCGGATTGGAATTGTTATACCTCAATGACAAAGATGGTGACCTTACCAACTATTATGACCAAAAAACCTTTGAAGCGTTTTATGCCCTCAGTCCGAGACCACATTGGGCAGACCCCATTGCTATGGATAAAATCATAGAAGGACAAGCAGAAGAAATTAAAGAAATGCTGACACAAAACAACTGTTATATTTATGTAGCAGGTTATGGCAAGATATTAACTCAACTGGATGCAGCATTTTCCAATATCGTAGGTTCAAAAGAAAAATGGGAAATCAGAAAAGCAGAATTAAAAGCAGGTAAAAAGTGGGCTGAAATTATCTATTAG
- a CDS encoding RnfABCDGE type electron transport complex subunit D, with translation MRKITLNITTSPHVVKGASTNTIMKNVVYALLPAAAFGVYSFGISALLVLLTTTISAVAIEHFLCKISKKATTISDYSAAITGLLLGMCLPPNFPLWMAFMGSAISIGLGKFIFGGLGYNVFNPALVGRAFLQATFPVAITTWYQAFGPDRFYHISSSVLALPFMQPTVDAVSGATPLSAFKFDQVDTQTYDLAMGFINGSIGETGTIFLLLGGLYLAWKQMLNWRIPVSIFITVFIFSGTAYLINDTAFPSPFFTLFSGGLMLGAIFMATDMVASPITSTGVWLYGAIIGILVVTIRLWGGLPEGVMYAILLANAISPHIDNMIRLRVYGTTNKIKPS, from the coding sequence ATGCGTAAGATTACTTTAAATATCACCACATCTCCGCATGTAGTAAAAGGGGCAAGTACGAATACAATCATGAAAAATGTAGTTTATGCTTTGCTTCCCGCTGCCGCTTTTGGTGTATATTCATTTGGTATCAGCGCTTTGCTTGTCTTGCTTACAACCACTATCTCAGCAGTTGCCATCGAACATTTCCTGTGTAAAATATCAAAAAAAGCAACCACCATTTCTGACTATTCTGCAGCTATAACCGGTCTATTGCTGGGTATGTGTTTGCCACCCAACTTCCCCCTATGGATGGCATTTATGGGTTCTGCTATTTCGATAGGATTGGGAAAATTTATATTTGGTGGCTTGGGCTACAATGTTTTTAATCCTGCTTTAGTAGGCAGGGCATTTCTACAGGCAACTTTCCCGGTAGCCATTACTACCTGGTACCAGGCTTTCGGTCCTGATAGATTTTATCATATTTCTTCATCGGTGCTTGCTCTCCCATTTATGCAACCTACCGTTGATGCAGTTTCCGGCGCCACTCCATTATCGGCATTTAAGTTTGATCAGGTAGATACCCAAACATACGACCTTGCTATGGGATTCATTAATGGGTCCATTGGAGAAACCGGCACCATATTTCTTCTGCTTGGTGGCTTGTATCTGGCATGGAAGCAAATGCTCAACTGGCGAATACCTGTATCTATTTTTATCACAGTTTTCATTTTTAGCGGCACAGCTTATTTGATCAATGATACTGCGTTTCCTTCGCCATTTTTTACTTTATTTTCAGGAGGTTTGATGCTGGGGGCCATTTTTATGGCTACGGATATGGTAGCTTCTCCCATCACTTCAACAGGTGTTTGGTTGTACGGAGCTATTATCGGGATTTTAGTGGTGACAATTAGATTATGGGGTGGACTTCCCGAAGGGGTAATGTACGCCATCCTATTGGCAAATGCTATCTCTCCGCATATAGATAACATGATAAGACTCAGAGTGTATGGTACCACGAATAAAATAAAACCATCATGA
- the rsxC gene encoding electron transport complex subunit RsxC, which yields MLFNLYKNTFKNGIHPPENKDVTKDLPIRQFPFSPVMIIPMSQHIGSPAEIVVREGQEVERGQLLAKASSYVSVPIHSPVSGTVRKISMVPTISGTKIEGIHLEAFPYSGQEVSEGKPIHPETATADEILKGIQDCGIVGLGGAAFPTHVKLKVPEGKRCDYLIINGIECEPYLTTDHRVMLEQATDIFLGIRYLMKATGAKQTIIGIEANKQDAADHLERLKPYDIPVTIKVVPVKYPQGSEKMLITAILGKEVPSGGLPIDVNVVTVNVATTAEIGRLLPHGRGIQERVITIAGPAIKKPGNYLIPIGTPLRFVLDFVGIQDDIAEVYMGGPMMGISVSNLDISITKGTSGILVFGNKDLRKEDKIYPCIKCGACVDACPISLNPSKLGILAKFESYDKMVEDFHLMDCFECGSCSYVCPSHIPLVQYFRLSKARYKRRQTLSQNLNHA from the coding sequence ATGTTATTTAATCTATATAAGAATACTTTCAAAAACGGAATTCATCCTCCTGAAAACAAGGATGTAACCAAGGACTTGCCTATCAGACAGTTCCCGTTTTCTCCTGTGATGATAATTCCAATGTCTCAGCATATTGGAAGTCCGGCAGAGATCGTGGTCAGAGAGGGACAGGAAGTAGAAAGGGGGCAGTTACTGGCAAAAGCATCTTCTTATGTCTCCGTTCCTATCCATTCTCCGGTATCCGGCACAGTCAGGAAAATATCCATGGTACCAACCATATCAGGCACAAAAATAGAAGGTATTCATTTGGAAGCATTCCCTTATTCCGGTCAGGAAGTATCTGAAGGAAAACCCATCCATCCGGAGACAGCTACGGCTGATGAAATTTTAAAAGGAATTCAGGATTGTGGCATCGTCGGTTTAGGTGGAGCGGCATTTCCTACGCATGTAAAACTTAAAGTTCCTGAAGGGAAAAGATGTGACTATTTAATCATCAATGGCATTGAATGTGAGCCTTATCTTACAACGGACCATCGGGTCATGCTCGAACAGGCGACAGATATATTTTTGGGTATTCGTTATCTCATGAAAGCCACCGGCGCTAAACAGACTATCATAGGAATAGAAGCAAACAAACAGGATGCTGCTGATCATTTGGAGCGTCTTAAACCGTATGATATACCTGTTACCATCAAAGTAGTGCCGGTCAAGTATCCTCAGGGATCTGAAAAAATGCTCATCACCGCCATTCTGGGCAAAGAAGTGCCATCAGGTGGTTTGCCCATAGATGTAAATGTAGTGACTGTCAATGTAGCCACTACCGCAGAAATCGGACGATTGCTTCCACATGGCAGAGGCATTCAGGAAAGAGTCATCACTATTGCCGGACCAGCTATAAAAAAACCGGGAAATTATTTGATTCCTATAGGTACACCCTTGCGGTTTGTGCTGGATTTTGTAGGAATACAGGATGATATAGCAGAAGTGTATATGGGAGGACCGATGATGGGTATATCCGTTTCAAATTTAGACATTTCCATCACTAAAGGTACTTCCGGGATTTTGGTATTTGGCAATAAAGATCTCAGGAAAGAAGATAAAATATACCCCTGTATCAAATGCGGCGCTTGTGTGGATGCCTGCCCTATATCTTTAAATCCTTCAAAACTCGGCATTCTGGCCAAATTTGAATCCTATGATAAAATGGTTGAAGACTTTCATTTGATGGATTGTTTTGAATGCGGATCATGCTCTTATGTATGCCCTTCTCACATTCCTTTGGTCCAATATTTCAGATTGTCAAAAGCAAGATATAAAAGAAGACAGACACTATCTCAAAATCTGAATCATGCGTAA